CACTGAAGCTAAGCAGAATTGCTGGCTCATAGGTGGTGACTGAATAGCAACACTCATTTAGTTTTATGTTTCTTgaaaaaacatccaaagaaTAAGTTAAAACCTTAACTTACCTACTGAACTGTTGGGCACAAATTTCCATTAACTTGTTAGCTAGGATAAAAGTTCTGCTGCATGAACTGCATGTGTGTTATGTTGTTCCTGCTAATGTTGGTGATGTGTGGTGGGGTGTTGTGTGCTTCCATACAGGGAAGGCCAGTCCGTTCATGCTGCTGAAGTTGACCAAAGACCTGGACAGCCTGCAGGAGGCACTGCTGGCCTCGCTGATGGATATGATGGGTCTGCGCAGTGGCAGGTTGGGGCTCAGACAGCCTCTCTCTCGGGACAGAGCCCAGGCCCTGGTGCAAGGTTCTAGCTGGGGTTCAAGGCTTCTCTTGCTCCTCAGAGAGGAAGTGTTCTCTTCAGCAGACCCACCAGACCACAAAGGACAAAGTGGAAAGGTCAATGGAATCTGACATGGAGCTATGTCTTCCTGTGAAGTTCATGGCAAGTAGCCCTGAGGTCTGTAACTGAGTGACATTCCTGCACTCTGATTGGATTGTCTCTTCCCGTGTTCCCAGGAAGAGCATCAAGCAGGGCTCAGAAAAGGCAGAACCAGGAGCTCTGCCGTGACCCTGGAGGATTCGGGTCCATCGCAGAGGTGAGCCATCAAACACGTTGCTTGTCAACTGCATGTTTCTATGTTTCTTCATTGGCTGGTACTATGTGGTTTCtatatacagtaccagtcaaaagtttgagtatgcCTAGGCTGCCTATGCAAcacttgtatgggacaaattTGGGACAAACGGgggtgaaagcaaagcaacccctAAGTGTCTCACATCTCAGGGatttgctgcagaagagctgggaagagaTGTGTGCTCATTCCCTGATCAAACTGGTTAACCAAATGCATTGCGAACAAACTATTCTCTAGTAACTGAAGTCAGACTTTTCAGTAGTACTGAACcttttacataaatattcatgtttcaGACATATGTTAAAAATGGGGACAGCATggtagggcagcaggtagtgctggtgccacaCAGTTTGTGGGCTgagggtttggacatgggtgtGAGATGTTTATGTTCTACCTGTATTTGTGTGGGTATCtaacaggtgctctggtttccttccacagtccaaaggcatgttttgGGTGACAAGGTTGTCCTAAATTGTCCTTAGCgttagtgtgagtgtgtgattgccctgtgacagactggccttctatccagggtgtaccctgccttgtagCTTATTTTTCTGAGATGGGCTGTGGACCACCACAACCTGTGTGGTGGTTATTGATGATTTTTGGATGGATCTTAAACATGTCAGTACGAAGTGAAAGTAAGCCAGCTGTTGGAAGAATTTAAATATTATCTTtactttttctattttcagaCTCATTCTGTTCCCGCCACCTCCTTTGAAAGGAGGGATTGCTGTGACAACAGAAGACCTGCAATGTCTGAACAGTGGCGAATTCCTGAATGATGTCATCATTGACTTCTACCTGAAGTTAGTTGTGCAGACCACTATTGCTACTGTATCCATGTTACCGTTTTCACATTTAGTCCAacctttactgtgcttttttttccaacagaTGATGATGTACTGTTATCCATTAGTCCTTTGAGAACggtttaaaaacaataacaaaaagcTAAGTGGTTTGTTGAAACGTACCTTGAATTTTGACCTTATCTGTTGAACTGCACCCTGCTGCTCAGGTACCTGATGCTAGAAAAGGCACCAAAGGAAATGGTGGAGAGGTCTCACATCTTCAGCAGCTTCTTCTACAAGCAGCTCACACGAAAAGATGTCTCCGGGGAGGAGGTGTCCAGTGTCGCGTAAGTAGCTCACCTCTCCCACACCAAGGGTTGTCCAAGGTCATGCTCCAAGTGTACATGGACACTTGTGTTCCTTGGAGGACCGATATGAGCAGAAATGAAGTGATGGGAAACAGTATCTGAGGTGTATTAGTTAGTGCATCTTCATTAGaatattttacacttattcatttaactgacatttttctccaaagcaacttacaatgttaagctacctacagttatttacacatttatacagctgggtaaatttactggagaaatttagggtgagtaccttgctcaggaatATTatagctggaagtgagatttgaacctgtgacctttgggtccaaaggcagcagctctaatcagtaAGCTGCCAGCTGGCCCTAGATTTTGCCCAAAATGCTGTTGAAATTTTTTGATTTTGATACTTATTTGAGGACACTTATCATAGAACAGTTGTGAGCAGTCGCTTGAGGGCAGCAGTAAGTTTTGCATGGTTGCACATCATTTTACTGTTCTTCCAATTTTGCCTACATGCTAGCAATTGTAGAGATCACCAATTTCCAGAAATTACTTTTCACACGGAGGATCGCTTTGGACTCCTCATCTGTTGTTGGGTGTCTATAGTGATGTTTTTCCCGTGTCTCCTCAGAGCCAAGCACAGGCGCCACCAGAGAGTGAGGACGTGGACTCGGCATGtggacattttcaaaaaagactACCTCTTTGTACCTGTCAACCAAGAGTAAGTGTGTCGATACGTGCAGCCaattatacaaacacacatgcaaaatgtACCAAAGAAACTCACGAAACTTGAGcttgttcaggttcacttaGCTCTTCACTTAGACTGGTCTCGTGTTTGAACAGTAATCTGaatgtaaagtgaaaattaagttttaaaacCGTAAAACAGAAACTTATGCTACTCTGAACTCTGGGACGATGCTCCCTGTTCAAATTTTGTGGGGCCAGATTTACATTTGGAAACTAGTGCTGTGGTGTGGTATGTTGCTTATATTTGTTGGCTTGTATTTGTATGTGGAAATTGTGAAGCTTTTTCCACGTGAAAAATTACGTATTCACATGTGAAATTTACttgaataaatgactgaaaattcaGACCTCTGTGTATTTTAGTGTTTTGGCTCTGGTGTGTTTTAGTGCACAGTTTTATGGGGTCTAGGGGGTAACAGCTATGCAgctgttttatattttccctTTGCATGTATACATGTGTCTTTCTGCCTGTCTTAGCTGTGACTTTaagttgtgttttctgtatttactAGGGCGCACTGGTATCTGGTGGTGATCTGCTTTCCCTCATTGTTGAACCCCCTGTATGAAGAATGGGGAAACTCAGCCACTACGGGAAACTCTGGAGCGAAGAAGAAAACTGAATCCCCGGCTCTAGAGGACAGAAGCCAGAATAGCAATTCTAAGACTACCTCTACATATTTCAAAAGAGCGATGGGTAAACAAGCAGGCTTTCTTAAAATTTATGAACAGCACTAGGCcacaagatttacatttattcattttgcaaattctttcctccaaagcgacttccaatgaacatcatgtaatgttatcagcccacttCTTATTCACTCAAGGTGACTTATGATGCAagagatacactacttagaatgagtcactcatccatacaccagcgAAACACACTTttatctctgtcactcacatacgaTGGGTGAATTTAGAGTTCCCAATCCAGATGAACAGCACatttttgggctgtgggaggaaatcacaGCACGTGGTGGAAACCCACGTAGATACAGGGAGAAGATGGCTTCACGTAAATTGAGTGGGTtgtgaacccatgtcctctcacaccaccaaggtgctgtgagactgtAGTGCTAttagctgtgccactgtaccacccacACCAACATACAGATAGAGACAGTACACTGAGGGATTCTAAATACTGTGTCCACATGCATATAGTTAAGGCTCAGGGTGAAAAGGTCACAGGTATGTTCATGTAATGCTTTCTAACAcccagaagggtgtccaaacatttcagaattcattaaaattgttacgcaaatcaaatgtcatttttccagAGGAAGAAATTCAAACACTTCAATCATCTAAATATTTACAGCGGGAGCTTCAGGGGTTgatcacaacattaaaatacatttacttgcGTTAGCCTACGTAACATAACATCATCACAAGAACAACTTGGATTGTGGTTTGACAAAAAAGTAGATGGAGACAAATTGAAATATTGTCAAAAGGTTTTTTGAATGGTTGCATAAACTCCAGTCATGTTTTATCACTTTACCAGAAGAGTGTGTCAAAGTGCTtggagaggctttgcatttaaagcacagttgACATGTTCCTGGGGATATTCTGTGAAGTGGGGTGGATTCTGTGAttacattttaagttttgttCTTGGATGCTGAGGGAGATGCAGACAGTGAAGACTTTATCACATATGTTCATAGTCACTAAAAGATGAGATACAGAGATCATACGCCTGGAATTATTTGGTTTCATGAGCTGTTTCTCAGTTTTAGTTAATTCTGTCCCTCGTCTGGTTTTCCCATTCTATGGTTGCAATAAATTGTTGCAGTTGCATATATTTATAGAAGCCTGTATTTGGGAGGTCAAAGTTATTTCTTGCAAGGTTGAAACTTGCCATTTTTGATTTGTGAATGAGAATGATATATCCAGTTCACCTTTTGCACATTCATTTCTGAGCCAAATTTTGTGAATAGTTGAGGGGAGGTCTGAGTTGAGAACAGCAGGAGGCCTTAAGGATAGTCCATTGAGTCCCTGGGTATTTCTTAATGATTCTCCAAACTAGAAGAGTATTGAATATGACAgatactttggataaaagtgtgatCTTGTGAAACTTCTCAGTGAAAGGAAGAGATCTTAATAGTCTTTCGTAACATGAAGCAGACTCCATGTCTACCCATAGAAAATCTGGTTTAGTCTGGAAGCAGTTAGTCATTGATTTAATTTGTGCTGCTCAGTAGTAAAGTCTCATCATTTGGTACAGAATCCTCACTCTCGTCTTTCAGTTGAGAGTTTATTGAGTTTAATTCTGGGACTTTTGTTGTCCAGATAAATCTTAAAACCCAGTTGTAATAAAAAATCATTGGGAAGGTAACGGTATGTTTTGAAGTAAGTATAGCAGATGaagtaaaacattcatttgaaCAAGACTGATTTTACCAGGAGTTGAAATTGATTAGAGAGGTACATGGGGCCAGATCCTCTTTAAACTGCTTAATTAGCGGTCAGTAGTAGTTGTCTGCAAGATGCTCAAAATTAGGAGTAACAACAGTTCCTAGGTATCTAAAGCCAGAGTTTACGAGTTTAAAGGGGAAATGCCAAATATAGTCGGGAGGATTATTCAGATGGATAGCCAGAAATGTTATTGTAATAGCAGTCCTGTGCATGTATAAACATGCTGATATTTCAGTATCCatggatgtactgtatatttttgtggTTAACTGAAAGTAACTGTCATCAGAACTTGTTTCAGTGGTGCAGTAGTTTACCTGCTTGGCAGCCAGGAATACTAAGGTCTGCCAAAATGTGTGGTCTGGATTAGAACCTAAGTGGTCTCATTGCTCTTGTAGACTACAACTTTCAAAAGACCTGATTTTAAGAGTATAGATCAGTACATATATCTTGCTGCATAGCCTTACTGTTTAATAAGTTATTTTTACAAAGTTCTCTGAATATTTTTCTTGTGGTACCACCTTGGTAAAAATAGTGATGGTATAAGAGATTcactgacattattattatttgcaggTGTCATGGAGAGGACAGGTGACAACTCAGTGTGTGGCCAGAGGGAGCTGAAGAGTGTGCCGGTAAGACTTATCACGTTCATCTCATCATAAATATGGAAAGTGGGGAAACAGAGTATCGAGTGGAAGAGTAAAGGTGGATTGTGGCAGACATGGCATTATGTCATTAgtatttctctatttttttgtGGTGTTTAGCAAGATAAGTTTATTTgcaagaaaatgcatttgaaaacaAGAAATGCAGGCAAAGCTTACATGGCTCAAGCTTTTATTTCGCTGTCTTCTACAGAAATGTACACAGCTCGGTTGCCAAAGGGAAACTGTGAGTAAGAGGTAAGTGTATAACTCCAGAGACCCTGTGACTGTCATAAGGACTAcgaaatgtgcatttttgctAACTTGCAGTGTACATTAGAGGGTTTCCTTCTGTTGACACCACTGGCTTCATAatttatggttttgtttttataaatgtacatttacatgtttaaatttcTTGTGTTATAATGCAAGTGTGTATTCAAATTTTTGAATAGTTCACATCAGTTTAAGTtgctttttaattgttttggATTCTTGAAACTCATTAGTGACTGTATATGTGAACTTGGGTGCTTGACATCAAGCAGTTTTTATGGCTTCCTGTTTCTGGTTGCCAGGGTTGACTCCACCAGTGTAATAAGTGctgaaaaaaacccacaaaagtAATTGTTCACATGCCATTATTGTCTTTCCTCTTCTGATGCGCTGTTGTCACTAAGATGTGTCCTGGTCTTCCAGGCCCTGTATCCTCATCATGGACTCTCTGAAACTGTCCTTACATGAAAAGATCTTCACACTCTTACGGGAGTAAGCCATCATCCTGCTTTCTTACAGTGGGTTTTTGGGTAGTTCATCTGGCTGTTTGTGTGTCAGAACACAATGAGACTTTTCCCATTCAGTAAGTCTTGTATTTTGATGTCAAGAAAAACTGGTTGGGTGTGAAGGAACACACGGCAGTTTGTGTAACCTGTCCGACAGGTACTTGCAGGTGGAGTGGGAGGTGCGGAGGGGATCCCCCCGAAACTTCACTGCAGAGCAGATGAAGGGGTCCCTCTGCCGTGTACCTCTGCAGGACAACAGCAGTGATTGTGGAGTGTACCTTCTGCAGTTTGCCGAGAGCTTTTTGCAGGTACTCTCACCCAGACTAAAATACTGCCTGTTCTCAAGGAACTGTGTTCAGCAAGATACCAAAACCCCACCCCTACATCCCTTAACATCTTTTTTTGTGGCCTTGTCTCTTCAGAACCCAGTGGTGCACTTTGACCTCCCGCTGAACCTGGAGAACTGGTTTCCACGGCAACAGGTGCGGAGGAAACGGGATGAGATTCGAGAGCTGGTGCTGCAACTTTACAGGAAGCAGAAAGGTGTATCCTGAGCTGCACAAGAACTAGGACAGACCCTCCACTAGGCAAGAAGCAGCAAACTAGATAGTGCActtattatataaatgtatttttgtttaataagaTAGATgtcattttttgttgttatggAAATATTCAGGGTTATGcatagcagagtggttagagctattgccttacAATCTTAAGATTCACTGTTAAAAtccccttctgctgtagtacccttaacaAAGAAACTTACCGTGAATCTATACAGTGAGaataacctgctgtataaatgggtaaatcattgtcaacATTGtcaacctttatgcagctactcctctaatgtaacgtaaatgtttgtgtctccaaaaaaaaaaaaaaaaaattactaggaaggtaatcaggaatcgtcgatattctgatagttttatgcagctacttgtgtgatgaacattagttcattagtggaaacaaactaactgcacttaagaatcacacatctgcatttatgtgtctcttcctgctaatgtaatgcacacattgtattttctttaagatgtacgttgctttggaggaaagtatctgctaaatgaatacatgtaaatgtaaacagctatttatacaaacctagcaTTTCAAGTCACCATTTCAGTCATGGATAGAGATGCATCAtctagctaaataaataaaagataatgTACACAAATGGGATTTAAGGGATGGGAAGctgattcatatttatttatatgtaaaataatattgtttCTATGATTGTTCTAGTACTGGTTTTCCCATGCTCTTTTAATAAAGTCTGCTTAATTTTGTTACAAGATGACTTCCCTCATTGTGAAagcaaattcatttaaaataattcaacaGGTTGTATTAATACCTGCCAGATCTGacactgttttgtgtgtgtgtgtgtgtgtgtgtgtgtgtgtgtgtgtgtgtatgtatatgtaaaatatgtaactATGTAGtgaaaatcaaatttttaataattatttatactTCAGTtagatttattttgcattttttgacaaaaagcATGTGTTGTACCTTTACTTATGATAGAGTAGTTAAAGGTTTTGTTCTGAGTAAaaagaagcacatttttcagtctttagCAGCTGTGACATGCTTTTGCCAGAGATGTGGTTTGTCTTTGCATTAGTATATGCTTAAAAGTGTGAAAATCAACTCAAAAGCAGTGGTTAATGAATCATTATTCAACTTcgattcatttaaaaaaaaaaaagtgtttttagaGTCCACCACCTTCACCCAAAGGAATTTTTAGAAATTCTGAAAAAGCAGATCggaaaaaatattatgaaaaatttacatttatttagcaggtgcttttctccaaagcaacttccaatgaactctatggagtgttatcagcccacacaccttattcaccaaggtgacttacactgctagatacactacttacaatgggtcactcatctatacatcaatggaacacacgctctctatttacatatttatacaactgggtgatttttactggagtagtttagggtaagtgccttgctcaagggtactatagccagaggtgggaattaaacctgtgacttttgggttcaaaggcagcagttctaaccactgtgctaccagctgtctcaaaATTAGATCCctaaataagatttttttcataGTCTGCTTTGGAGTCAATATTGAAAGAACTTTGACACTGTCTTTAATGGCAATCATTTGTGGATTTTATGAAGTTGAGAGTTTATTAATGGTGGGTTATTAATGTGTGGAGGGTAACAAACTTGTGAGTTTGGTGGCATTTGTTAGAGTTTCATTGGGGTTAGTGGGAGAGCAAATATAATAGCCATTCCTGCAATGAGTGTTTGcttaaagaaatgtttgtgaTCAAATATGACCGCGTGCGCTCAACTTGTGCCCTATCAGAGGGCTTCGTGATGCTTCCTTAAAGAGCTCCCAAATGCCACGtcctcttccctccctccccagtCCTGTCCTAGTCTAACCTGCCTTTACCCTGCTGCACCAGGGTTTATTTAACATTCAGCACCACAGGAGGAAAGCTTATGTTCAAattattctgtaaataaaaatatttttaataattttcagtgaatgtagttttagtgtatttttaattattatgttAATTTTTGGTTAaagatgttatttattttttactgttgctTGTGTGAGATTTTTCTCCGGAGACCTGCAGTaaatatttatgcagttggATATTTTTGCTGCGACGACTCAGGTTAATTCCCTTACTCAAAGGTAGTAGACTAGTAATAGGGAGTGCTGCTTGAACTAGTCCATTTCCGTAAAAACCATCCTAACTTCTAACACTATTCACGTCTGGGATCGCAGAGCTGTTCAATTTTAGGTGAACGTATCGGGTACTACATGTAAAATCTCAGGGAGAAATAAAAGGGAGAAACATTTTCAGATCTTATTCCTGTTGACTCTTACTTTTTCTACTTTTACTACTTCCTTTGGTTTACTTTATCAAAGTTTTATTTGTTCACTTTTCTTGTCATCAACTAgttttattccagtaaaaaaaaaaattcttatgtGTATGAGaccaaaatatgtaaataaaaaactggTACAAAAATTGAGCATCATGTGCATCAGTAATTCGGGATTTGTGTTCACTGTGAATAGTTTCCCTTGCTCTCCATCTTTAAATGGCtcacatgtgtttttgtgttgggTTTGATCAAACGGTCGGAGGGTTGGAAATGCGACTGAGCTGATGGACCAGGTGACTAATGCATCCAAACAGATGAAGGTGCTGAGGTCTAAGGGGATTTGGGGAATAGTTGCACTTTGTGAATTTTCGTGTCAAAGTAATGGAATGCTCCTTCTGACAAAGCGTACCTATTCCACACGGACCTTAGAGTGTTTTGTAAGGCTCTTGCAGCGTGTTAAGATGATTACATTGCATTACACCTGTAACAATATGTAATTCATCCAAAGCCATTGCAAGTGGCAAGTTGGGCAATTTATGATGTTTTCCTTTTAGTCCTGAACAATTGTTAAAAGAGAGTGGAGCAGAAATGTTTCGCTCTTCCAAAGTATTGGCAGACCCAAGTGCTCCAGGTGAAGAGAAGATTAACTGAAGTCATAATAGCCTAAATTGAGACCACGGTATTCAGAATCACCTGAAATACTAGATATTTACACTGTTATAGACACTGTTGATTGTTGCAATGGTGTTTAGTCCAATACTTCTGCAGTTATGCTTATTATTGAATTCATATTGCACATATGTGATGCACAAAAATTTTCCTTCTTGCATTTTAACCagaatgatgattttttttttttttaaactactgcTAAACGTAATTGTGTGTTCAGGGTTTGCTAATTTGATCAGAGAACTGGACTGCAGGGTTACATTTTTGTCCTGTTTCTGGGAAATATGACCTtggatcctgctctcttgtgTAAACGGAGGGTCCCATGACACAGCTTCCTCACTCTGAAACCGAGACCCGAGACCCAGGTACGAGGGCCCATCCAGACTACTGACCAAGCACTCTCCGCTACTATATATGACaatttttccacaaaactgaaatgaattctttttaataaaccttttctttttgtgaCTGGATCTTGGAAAAAGTCTCAttatgagtgtttgtgtgtgtcagtgataGGTGCATTTATCAATGGAAGGCTTAGATGGATTTTCATTAAGCCTTCGACCTATGAATAGCTCGCTTGGTCCTAATGGGACCGTCTGTTCGCCTAGAGCTGGGGTTCTTAACCTGTAGGCTGTGCCTTCCCAGGAGAGGTGCTGCAAAGAGGATTCAGTCAAGGTGTGAGGTGCCTCCCAGAAAATTAATCATAACAGGTTCACTGATTAAGTTGGGTAAGGACTGGAGGAGTTAATATGAAGTTCACTTTCAGAGGAGGTGTATGGATTAAAGGGTAGGAAACCCTAACCTGGCGTCTAGTAGTATGGCGGAACCCCcgagaaaataattttcttaaatttcacTGTTAAGCAAATGGGTAGTTCCACTGTTATGGACTTGTGGGTGTTGCTTTTACCATCCTATCTACAGGAAATCTATACAAATTACTTTGTCTTAAGGTGAAAATATCAAGTGCTTAACTGGGACTTAACTACCTGAcaactgcatgtattttttttctgaattctcAGTGCCCTTCCACGTGTGACTTACATGATTTCTAAAATTCATACTTCTCTTTTCAAAAAACTGTCCACATAACATGTTCACAGCTCGAGCACCTGCCAAAATCTGTACCCTTTCCCTTCTGGGATGTACGGAACAGGAGATCAGCTCCAGATCCCAGTGTCTTTTCATGAAGAAGGGTGCAGCTAACACTGATGTGAACCTGATGTTGAACCTTAGAGAAAAACTCTCCTAAGGGCTTCAGCAGTTCAGTGATGACTGTATGCAAGAATCCCGAGAAGCGGAATAGTTGTAATGTGTGAAGTCCTGAATACCGAAAACCCTTAATTCCTTGACTTACGTAGTTATAATAGCCTTCGTAGAAATGGGAAACAGTAAAAAACATCAAGTAGAAACATCTTTATAATGGTTAATGTTTAAATACAACATGTGTATAGCCAATCTCACACAGTAGTTTTATTGTAGGACTATGTTTTAAAGACTAAAGGCGTTATTATATTATGTTGTATAATTACAATGTAGTTATTGTATTAAATTTCCTTAATTTAGCAGCTACCCCAAATGGTGCTCTCTGAAAGAAAGTGGCGAAAgaatctgccaaatgaatacatgtaaatgtaactggaaGTTTATTCTCTTTGCATAGTTtgtgaattttattgttttaactgTTTCCGAATGAATCGCCGTGTGTCTTGTGTGGTAC
This genomic window from Scleropages formosus chromosome 1, fSclFor1.1, whole genome shotgun sequence contains:
- the LOC108933052 gene encoding sentrin-specific protease 7 isoform X3, with protein sequence MSAVLMDQRKTLNSSLPADRSAGSSSGISFRIPKKKSPVESTCLRMESPLSRLKDASSSKISWTQFTVRARARKLPGFRQLNGSCSSSCRQMSNTKDGTDGVRCRLVLADVRKTEHGQDDLNRERKSLAVKIGTSGQKNDSPALRKIVESHTCSEPSTDTSQQRPFLRSSQSSASKGFRPKRASDTLCQDENLQRGHSSPRHRKCSIRLKVVLSSDEEEVDKDNEGRTSVQAVHAEFAQEKQVEMQAAEERLVLRPGNKEPSGSVKHPDEEPSVVELPFSTLYTGKMKAKANGNIMVTEDCITIPLKDPEGDAEVSLALVPSEMRGYGMWGQGTPTVPLLFLWVSDALAQVIQRELSALCSVDLPGKASPFMLLKLTKDLDSLQEALLASLMDMMGLRSGRLGLRQPLSRDRAQALVQGSSWGSRLLLLLREEVFSSADPPDHKGQSGKEEHQAGLRKGRTRSSAVTLEDSGPSQRLILFPPPPLKGGIAVTTEDLQCLNSGEFLNDVIIDFYLKYLMLEKAPKEMVERSHIFSSFFYKQLTRKDVSGEEVSSVAAKHRRHQRVRTWTRHVDIFKKDYLFVPVNQEAHWYLVVICFPSLLNPLYEEWGNSATTGNSGAKKKTESPALEDRSQNSNSKTTSTYFKRAMGVMERTGDNSVCGQRELKSVPKCTQLGCQRETVSKRPCILIMDSLKLSLHEKIFTLLREYLQVEWEVRRGSPRNFTAEQMKGSLCRVPLQDNSSDCGVYLLQFAESFLQNPVVHFDLPLNLENWFPRQQVRRKRDEIRELVLQLYRKQKGVS